In Flavobacterium piscisymbiosum, the sequence TTTTTTGAGGTTAATTTTGTTTTGTGGTTTTACGATAACGTTTGAATTAATTATCGGTTATAAAATTAGCTTGCGGATATAAGAAAACGTGTACACTATTTCTTCAAAAGTGTACACTGCTGTTTTAGGTATTGTTATTCAGTGTTTTATGTGATTAGCGGCCCTTTTATTTGTATTTGAGCTGATAATTTTTGGGAGTTAAATCGTATAGTTTTTTAAACTCACGATAAAAATAAGATCGGTTATTAAACCCGGATTGGTAACATACTTCAGAAACTGTTAATTTGTTTTTTCTTAACAATTCAGCAGCATATTTTAATCGAATGGTACGAATTAAATCACCAGGTGTAAAACCAAAAAGTTGTTTGGTTTTACGATACAATTGCGAGTTACTGATGCCTAATTCTCTTTCGATAAATAAACTCTGAAGGTTTTCATTATCGATATTATTACGAATAAGCTCAATTACTTTTTTTATAAAATCCTTTTCTTCCTTGTTTATATCAAGATGGGGCAGATTTTCAGTAAGAGTATCTTGTTTGAAATATCTTGAAATCAACTCCTTTTCTTCCAGTAACTTTTGTATCCTTATCAAAAGGTGATCCGGGTAAAATGGTTTTGGAATGTAGGAATTAGAACCGCTCTCTATCCCTTCAATTCGGTGTATAACAGAGTCTTTTGCCGTAAGCATAATAAAAGGAATATGGCAGGTTTTAAGATTGGTTTTGATTTTCTTGCAAAGTTCAACGCCATCCATAAATGGCATCATTACATCGCTAATAATTATATCAGGGATTACATCTTCAATGATTTGCATCGCTTCAAGGCCATTATAAGCTACAATAAGTTTGTATTTTTCGCTAAGCAATTCGTTAAGGAGAGTATGAATGTCTTTTTCGTCCTCAACGATTAAAATTATTCTGCGATTATCGGCAAGCTCTTCCAGCGATAAAACCTTATTTGGAGTATCTTCAATTTTAATTGTATTTTCTTCCAGAATGTTTTTTAAATGATGCGAAATTAAAATAGGGCTTATTGCCGTATCGAGTTCTTTATCATTAAAGGCTTCTTTGCTGCAAGGCAATAATATTGTAAAAGTTGTTTCTTTATTTAGAGTACTCGTAACCTGTATTTCACCTTTTAATACACCAACTAATTTTTTTACATAAGCCAGACCAATACCGGTTCTAAACATATTGTTATCGGTTTCTTTGGCATTTGTATCTGCTAAGAAAAATTGAGTAAACAAGGAGTCTAATTCCTCTTTTGGAATTCCTTTACCGGTGTTTGTGATCGTAATATTTAATTTTTTTGAATCATTTTTCTGAATACAAAATTTAAGGTCAATTTTTCCGTTTACAGGAGTGTACTTAAAAGCATTTGACATAAGATTGAATACTATTTTTTCAATTTTATCCTTATCAAACCATCCGGGCAGGGCAGGAGGGATGTCGAGATTGTATTCAATGTTTTTATCCAAAGCCCATTCATCAAACAATTCCGCAATTTGTTCGATCAGATTTACAAGATCAAATTTTTTCACTGTTACTTCCAGATAATCGTATTCGGCTTTTCTAAATTCAAGTAATTGTTGTGTTAAGAATAACAGGCGAGAAGAATTTCGTTGAACCATTTGTATGAATTTCTGATTTCTTTCGCTGAGGTTTGTTGCTTCAGAAAGTTTCTGAATAGGTCCAACGATTAGCGTTAGCGGAGTTTGAAATTCATGGGCAATATCAGTAAAAAAGGTAAGCCTGTTTTCATGAAGTTCTTGTTCTCTTTGTCTAAAAAGAATGTTTTGGGTTAGTGATTGACGTTTTTTGTAATAACTAAGCACAAATAATACAAAGCCCAGAAACAACAAAGAATAGATTATTAGGGCAAGATTCGATTGCCAGAATACAGGTTTAACACAAATATCAATCGCATGAACGGGTTTGCTCCAGACACCATCACTATTCGACCATTTTATCCACAAAGAATAGTTTCCTTTAGGCACATTGGTAAAAGAAATAATGCGTCGGTTATTGATGGTATTCCAGCCTTTATCAAAATTCATCAATTGATAAGCATATTGGCATTTTTCAGTATTAATATAGGTTAACGCAGTCAGCTTGATATCAAAAAAGTTTTGATTGTGTTTTAAAACAATCGAGGGGTGAGTATCTGAATTTGGCGTTATTACCAATCCTTGATAATAGGGAATAGGTTGATTTTGACCACTTATTTTATCAATAAAAAGATCCGGAATTATAGTAGATTCTTTTATTTTTTGAGGCAGGAAATAATTAAAACCTTTAATTCCTCCCATAAAAATAAATTCAGATTTTAAGTCCTGATAAAAGGCGCCGTCTGCAAATTCATTATTTTGCAAACCTTCATTTCGGGTATAGTTGGTAAATTTTAATTGACTAGGATTGAAGTTTGATAAACCAAAATTGGTGCTTAACCAAAGATTGTTTTTTTTATCCGAAACAATTCCGTGAATCGTATTGTTAGAAAGTCCGTCTTTTACAGTAAAGTTTCTAAAGATTGCTTTTCCGCCATTTTTTACAGGATTTAATAAATTGAGACCAAAACTGGTACCAATCCAGAGTCTGTTTTTAGCATCAGTTTGCAAACACAAAATATCATTATTTGATAAACTATAGGCATCATTTGGGTCGTTTTTATAAACATTGAAATACTCTGATTTTTTATCGAATAAATTCAAACCTCCCAATCGGGTTCCAATCCAAAGTTGGTTTTTATCTTTAGGAATTATAGAAAAAACAATATTACTACTTAAAGTGTTTTTTTGATTGTTAGCCGCAATATATCTCTTAAAATCAGTGATTTTTAAATTTTCTCCAGAGCGTTCAATTTTGCAACGAATCATTCCGTAGCCGTTAGTTCCCATCCAAATAAATCCCTCTTCATCCTGATAAATAGAGTAAATCGATTTAAAGTAATCGTAATCTTTATTTCCTGGAATATTGCTCCAATTAATTAATTTAGATTTTTTTAGATCGAAAATAGAAATCCCTTCACCATCAGTCCCTATAAAAATTAAGTCATCTTGTCCTTTACATAAAGAAAATACCGCATTATTGATGGCGCTGTTATTTTCATTATAATTTTTATATTCCAGCGGTTTTTCAGAATTGAGATAAAAGTGAGATGAAAAACGAAATAAGCCTTTTCCTTTTGTACCCACTAAAAAAGAATTTTCGTCAACCTGAAGAAATGTTCTTACAATCGCTCCATCCAGTTCCGGAACCTGAGCTTTTGAAATAAGATTAAATGACTTCTTGAGCGGATACATTTTGATTATTCCGTCGCCATCTGTTCCGGCCCAAAGGATGTTTTCATTTCCTCTAATTAATGTTGTAGTTTTTTGGTTATTCAAATATTTTAACCAACTATGATTAATGATCGTACCATTTGTATCAATAATAAAATATCCCGTCTTACTCGAAACAACAAGTCCTTCAGGAAGATTTCCTATGCTGTTTTCAATGTCTTTTTTACTAAGTACTGTTTTTTCTTTAGTGGTAAAAGAATATAAATTACTATTTCCGGTTACAGATACAATGCATATTTTTTCTTTTGAAACAACTCCAAAAGTTCGAATGTCATCAGCAATTAAAACCGCTTTAGAAAGAGAAGGTTTTTTGTTTGGTTTGTTTTTAAAGGATAATGAAAAGAGTTTATTATCTTCAAATAATACCAATAATTCACCACTTAAAGTGAATTCCATTTTTTTTACCGCTTTTTTTGAAAGTTTTCCAGTGTTTAGTAATTGAAAACGATCGCCATCAAAAAAGCCAATTCCCCAGTCTTTTACGGCACAAAAAACTTTCTTGGAAGTATTAAGCGCCATATTAAATTCAGATTCAGATAATGGCGGAATATTTTCTCGTGAAAAGTAGTAATGCTCAAATAGACCGGTTTTTTTATCATAACGATTAATTCCGTGTATCGTTAATATCCAAATTCTACCTGTATTGTCCTCATCTATTTTGAGGATCACCTGATTACTAAGACTGTTTTTATTGTTTAATTCGGGTCTGAAAATTTCGAAACTATTTCCATCATATCGGTTGAGACCATCCCAGGTTCCTATCCAGAGTAGGTTTTCAGAATCCTGAAATATAGTATTGATTGAACTATTCGACAGCCCCTTTGTATTGTCTAATTGTTCCAGTGAATATTTTACGTCTAAAGATTTAAATGAATCCCAGATTGATTTATAATCTGAAGTGCTAATTTTAGGTTGTTCATTTTTATTTAACTGACTAAGTGTTGTTGTATTAATAGAAGTGTTTTCCTCTTTAATGGTGCAGGCAAAAAGAAGGATAGATATAAAACAGCAAAATATATGTTTAATTTTCAATGGGATAATTCTTTAATAATTCCAAAATGAGTACGCTCAATTTTCAGGTTCTATAGCATAATTTTTTCTTACCATTCATAAACATTTGCATATCTTGTTTTGTGATATAAATATGTTTGCTAAGTAATTGCTATACAGTGTGTAAGGTATGTAAAAGGATATTGTTAATTTGTGATTTTTATCATTTCTTTTTTGAGATAATAAAAATTTTTAAATCCTTTTATTTTGAAATTTACTGTAAATAGCTTTAAAATCAAAATATGTACGATAAGAAGATATAAAAGTTGAATTTCTTTTATATAGTTGGCGGTAAAGTAGAAGATAGAAGAATGTAGCGCAAAAAAAAGCTGATACTCGATTGTATCAGCTTTTGTATTTTATACTTTTTTGACTTTCTTTAAAGCCTCGATGTAATTTTCGTTTACTTTTTCCCAATTAATATGATCGTAAAAAGCATCAATATAACTTCCTTTTCTGTTTTGGTAGTCCAGATAATAAGCATGTTCCCATAAATCGATTCCTAAAATTGGTGTTCCGGGAATCAAAGCATTTTTCATTAAAGGATTGTCCTGATTTTCAGTTGTAGTTACTTGAAGTTTTCCGTATCTATCTACGACTAGCCAAACCCAACCAGAACCAAATTGCTTTGTTGACTGTCCTTTAAACTGATTCGTAAGATTGGCAAAAGAACCAAATTCTTTATTGATTGAACCTGCAAGAGTATCTTTTGGAGTTTCCTGCTTAGGAGTTAATATATTAAAATAAAGAGTGTGATTGTAATAGCCTCCCGCATTTTGGCGAAGTTTTGCATTGCTGAGATCCATTTTTTTCAGGATATCTTCAATAGGCATATTTTCAAATTCTGTATTTAAAATTTCTTTATTAAAATTGTTGGTATAAGTTAGATAGTGTTTAGAATAATGAGTTTCTAAAGTAAGGGTTCTTATCGCAGGAGCCAAAGCATCGTAAGAAAAAGGCAACTTCGTCATCTCAAAAGAACCTGGATCTGCTTTTACATCATTTGGTGATCCTATTGTTATTTTTTCTTCTTTTGTAGGCAAAGGAACTTCAACAACTTCGGTTAACTTGTTGTTATCATTACATGAAAATAAAAGAAAAAATGAAGCTAAAGTGCTGAAATGGACAATGTATTTCTTCATAATGAGTTATTTTGATGTTAGTGAATTAATGATTTCAATATAGCTTTCTTTCGCTTCGTCTATCGAGATATGGCTAATTTGCATCCAGGCATTTGTTTTGAAAGCATCTCTTAAATCAAAATTTTCAGATTGATTATAGACAGCAGTTCCAAAAGTTGCCTGTTTGTAATACGCATACAAGCGCAGCTGCACATCTTGCGGCAGAGAGGCCTGAGTCATTTTTAAAGCAGTTTCTACAGCCTCTAAAAAACGAGTATCTAAATCTTTTTTGGTCATTAAGCTTTTGTAGCAATAATGGTTTTTCCGCCAATTGCTTTTTGGTTTAATACTACATTAATAGGAGTACCTAAAGGTAAAAATAAATCTACTCTTGAACCAAATTTTATAAAACCTGCATCAGTACCTTGTACGACTTGCATACCTTCCTGAGCATAATTTACAATTCTTCTCGCAAGAGCACCTGCAATTTGTCTGTATAATATTTGTCCAAAAGTTTCATTTTCGATTACAATCGTAGTTCTTTCGTTTTCTTCGCTTGCTTTAGGATGCCAGGCAACTAAAAATTTCCCCGGGTGGTATTTGCTGAATTTTATAATTCCGTCCATTGCGTAGCGCGTAACGTGCACGTTTATTGGTGACATAAAGATAGAAACCTGTAAACGTTTATCTTTAAAGTATTCACCTTCATAAACCTCTTCAATAACCACAACCTTTCCATCAACCGGAGCAAGAATCTGATCACTGTTTCTAATTGCAATTCTTTTAGGGTTTCTAAAGAACTGCAAAATAATAATCAAAACTACCACGCCAGCAATCTGAACAAGCATTCTTAGCCAGGTAATATCAATAAATTTGTCAGCAATTAAAAGTACAGCTACTGCAAATGCAGTACCTAATAAAATGGATGGTCCTCCTTCTTTATGAAACATAGTATAAAATTTGATAAAATAAAAATATAATTGGTGCTACAAATATAACACTATCTAATCGATCTAGGATACCTCCGTGGCCAGGCATTATTGAACCACTGTCTTTTACTCCGGCAATCCTTTTAAATTTTGATTCAATCAAATCTCCAATTGTACCAAAAACGCTTACAATTAAAGCGATTATTGTCCAGATCAAGATTGACTTGCTGCTAAATTCAGGATTAGGCTGTATGTAAAATTTAGAAATCAAAAATCCTGCAAAAGCAGCAAAAACAGCACCGCCCAAAAATCCTTCAATAGTTTTTTTAGGAGAAACGCGTTCAAATAATTTATGTTTTCCAATTGATTTTCCAACCAAATAGGCAAAAGTATCATTGGTCCAGATTAAAATAAACAACCCTAGAATGATCTTTGGATTGTAATTATTTGTTCCAAAAGAAATTTTAACAATAAATACAAATGGAAGCGTAATATATCCTAATAGATACAGGTATTTTGAAGAAGTACTTATTTTTTGAACAGAATCATAAAACAAAAACAAGATACATTTTATCGATACAACAATAGTCACAGCAAGTAGTATTAAGTCTAACTCCTGAATATTGACATTTAAATTTAACTCTGTATTAAATGTTTTATTCAAAAATGCTGTAGTTTGTTTATTGTAGTGACTAATCAATAAAGTGGCGGAGTATAATAAAACTCCAAACAGAATTGAAAACACTTTATTAAGGTTTGCTAAATTGCAAAACTCATATATGGTAATAATTAAAAAAATGCCAAAAAGGATAATAAAGCTTTCGGTAGAAAACAGAATAGAAGTTAGGAGTAAAGCGATATAAACAGCACCAGAAATGGTTCTCTTGAGTGTTTCGTTCATCTTAAAGATCTTCTAGGAGCAATAAATATAGATTTTTGGCAACACTTCCGTATTGTGTAAAATCTTCTTCCTTAGCTTTTTCGAAATATTTTATTGTGGTAATATTAGTAGGATAGTCTCTTTCGTATTTTCTTTTGATAGCACTTAAGCCATCACTTTTAATAAGCTGCAGCTGACTTGTAGTGGCAATAATTACAATATTAGCAGGTAATTCGTTTGGTTTATCCTGCCTGATTTGTTTTGATGAAAATAAGATAGAACCTTCATCAGCAATTAAGTTTTCGCAGGTAGCCAGTAAGAATTTTGGGCTTTTAGGAGAAATATAAAGTAATTTATTTTCTTCTAATAAATGAAAAAGCCCTGGTTCATAACATAAAACTTCGCTTTCGAACCAATCGTTTTCTTCTAGTATGTTTTCAAATTGTTCAGCAACTTCCTGCTTGTTTTCGCAATACAAGAATTTACCGCCATTTTTTTTGAAATTAAA encodes:
- a CDS encoding hybrid sensor histidine kinase/response regulator transcription factor; the encoded protein is MKIKHIFCCFISILLFACTIKEENTSINTTTLSQLNKNEQPKISTSDYKSIWDSFKSLDVKYSLEQLDNTKGLSNSSINTIFQDSENLLWIGTWDGLNRYDGNSFEIFRPELNNKNSLSNQVILKIDEDNTGRIWILTIHGINRYDKKTGLFEHYYFSRENIPPLSESEFNMALNTSKKVFCAVKDWGIGFFDGDRFQLLNTGKLSKKAVKKMEFTLSGELLVLFEDNKLFSLSFKNKPNKKPSLSKAVLIADDIRTFGVVSKEKICIVSVTGNSNLYSFTTKEKTVLSKKDIENSIGNLPEGLVVSSKTGYFIIDTNGTIINHSWLKYLNNQKTTTLIRGNENILWAGTDGDGIIKMYPLKKSFNLISKAQVPELDGAIVRTFLQVDENSFLVGTKGKGLFRFSSHFYLNSEKPLEYKNYNENNSAINNAVFSLCKGQDDLIFIGTDGEGISIFDLKKSKLINWSNIPGNKDYDYFKSIYSIYQDEEGFIWMGTNGYGMIRCKIERSGENLKITDFKRYIAANNQKNTLSSNIVFSIIPKDKNQLWIGTRLGGLNLFDKKSEYFNVYKNDPNDAYSLSNNDILCLQTDAKNRLWIGTSFGLNLLNPVKNGGKAIFRNFTVKDGLSNNTIHGIVSDKKNNLWLSTNFGLSNFNPSQLKFTNYTRNEGLQNNEFADGAFYQDLKSEFIFMGGIKGFNYFLPQKIKESTIIPDLFIDKISGQNQPIPYYQGLVITPNSDTHPSIVLKHNQNFFDIKLTALTYINTEKCQYAYQLMNFDKGWNTINNRRIISFTNVPKGNYSLWIKWSNSDGVWSKPVHAIDICVKPVFWQSNLALIIYSLLFLGFVLFVLSYYKKRQSLTQNILFRQREQELHENRLTFFTDIAHEFQTPLTLIVGPIQKLSEATNLSERNQKFIQMVQRNSSRLLFLTQQLLEFRKAEYDYLEVTVKKFDLVNLIEQIAELFDEWALDKNIEYNLDIPPALPGWFDKDKIEKIVFNLMSNAFKYTPVNGKIDLKFCIQKNDSKKLNITITNTGKGIPKEELDSLFTQFFLADTNAKETDNNMFRTGIGLAYVKKLVGVLKGEIQVTSTLNKETTFTILLPCSKEAFNDKELDTAISPILISHHLKNILEENTIKIEDTPNKVLSLEELADNRRIILIVEDEKDIHTLLNELLSEKYKLIVAYNGLEAMQIIEDVIPDIIISDVMMPFMDGVELCKKIKTNLKTCHIPFIMLTAKDSVIHRIEGIESGSNSYIPKPFYPDHLLIRIQKLLEEKELISRYFKQDTLTENLPHLDINKEEKDFIKKVIELIRNNIDNENLQSLFIERELGISNSQLYRKTKQLFGFTPGDLIRTIRLKYAAELLRKNKLTVSEVCYQSGFNNRSYFYREFKKLYDLTPKNYQLKYK
- a CDS encoding superoxide dismutase; translation: MKKYIVHFSTLASFFLLFSCNDNNKLTEVVEVPLPTKEEKITIGSPNDVKADPGSFEMTKLPFSYDALAPAIRTLTLETHYSKHYLTYTNNFNKEILNTEFENMPIEDILKKMDLSNAKLRQNAGGYYNHTLYFNILTPKQETPKDTLAGSINKEFGSFANLTNQFKGQSTKQFGSGWVWLVVDRYGKLQVTTTENQDNPLMKNALIPGTPILGIDLWEHAYYLDYQNRKGSYIDAFYDHINWEKVNENYIEALKKVKKV
- a CDS encoding acyl-CoA-binding protein — protein: MTKKDLDTRFLEAVETALKMTQASLPQDVQLRLYAYYKQATFGTAVYNQSENFDLRDAFKTNAWMQISHISIDEAKESYIEIINSLTSK
- a CDS encoding phosphatidylserine decarboxylase family protein; its protein translation is MFHKEGGPSILLGTAFAVAVLLIADKFIDITWLRMLVQIAGVVVLIIILQFFRNPKRIAIRNSDQILAPVDGKVVVIEEVYEGEYFKDKRLQVSIFMSPINVHVTRYAMDGIIKFSKYHPGKFLVAWHPKASEENERTTIVIENETFGQILYRQIAGALARRIVNYAQEGMQVVQGTDAGFIKFGSRVDLFLPLGTPINVVLNQKAIGGKTIIATKA
- a CDS encoding phosphatidate cytidylyltransferase, which codes for MNETLKRTISGAVYIALLLTSILFSTESFIILFGIFLIITIYEFCNLANLNKVFSILFGVLLYSATLLISHYNKQTTAFLNKTFNTELNLNVNIQELDLILLAVTIVVSIKCILFLFYDSVQKISTSSKYLYLLGYITLPFVFIVKISFGTNNYNPKIILGLFILIWTNDTFAYLVGKSIGKHKLFERVSPKKTIEGFLGGAVFAAFAGFLISKFYIQPNPEFSSKSILIWTIIALIVSVFGTIGDLIESKFKRIAGVKDSGSIMPGHGGILDRLDSVIFVAPIIFLFYQILYYVS
- a CDS encoding lactate utilization protein B/C, which produces MNFFKKIFGSGDAASDEENESEYGGNHTPDSHLSIDERFIFNFKKNGGKFLYCENKQEVAEQFENILEENDWFESEVLCYEPGLFHLLEENKLLYISPKSPKFLLATCENLIADEGSILFSSKQIRQDKPNELPANIVIIATTSQLQLIKSDGLSAIKRKYERDYPTNITTIKYFEKAKEEDFTQYGSVAKNLYLLLLEDL